Proteins found in one Cellulomonas palmilytica genomic segment:
- the gap gene encoding type I glyceraldehyde-3-phosphate dehydrogenase: MTIKVGINGFGRIGRNFYRAIIASGADIEIVGVNDLTDNKTLAHLLKYDTVLGRFPLSVDFDDENIIVDGKKIRALAERNPADLPWADLGADIVIESTGFFTDATKAKAHIDAGAKKVIISAPAKNEDGTFVVGVNHELYDPATQHIISNASCTTNCLAPLAKALNDAIGIERGLMTTIHAYTGDQNLQDGPHRDLRRARAAAQNIVPTSTGAAKAVALVLPELKGKLDGYALRVPTITGSATDLTFTASREVTVEEVNAAVKAAAEGPLKGVLSYVEDEIVSSDIVTDPHQSIFDSKLTKVSGDLVKVVSWYDNEWGYSNSLVALTSYVGERL; encoded by the coding sequence GTGACCATCAAGGTCGGCATCAACGGCTTCGGCCGCATCGGCCGGAACTTCTACCGGGCCATCATCGCGTCGGGCGCGGACATCGAGATCGTGGGCGTCAACGACCTCACGGACAACAAGACGCTCGCGCACCTGCTGAAGTACGACACGGTCCTCGGTCGCTTCCCCCTGAGCGTGGACTTCGACGACGAGAACATCATCGTCGACGGCAAGAAGATCCGTGCGCTCGCGGAGCGCAACCCGGCCGACCTTCCCTGGGCCGACCTGGGCGCGGACATCGTCATCGAGTCGACGGGCTTCTTCACCGACGCGACCAAGGCCAAGGCGCACATCGACGCCGGCGCCAAGAAGGTCATCATCTCGGCTCCCGCCAAGAACGAGGACGGCACGTTCGTCGTCGGCGTGAACCACGAGCTGTACGACCCGGCGACGCAGCACATCATCTCGAACGCGTCCTGCACGACGAACTGCCTCGCCCCGCTGGCGAAGGCGCTCAACGACGCGATCGGCATCGAGCGTGGCCTCATGACCACGATCCACGCGTACACGGGCGACCAGAACCTGCAGGACGGCCCGCACCGCGACCTGCGTCGCGCCCGCGCCGCCGCGCAGAACATCGTCCCGACCTCGACGGGTGCGGCCAAGGCCGTCGCGCTCGTGCTCCCGGAGCTCAAGGGCAAGCTCGACGGCTACGCGCTGCGCGTGCCGACGATCACCGGCTCGGCCACCGACCTGACCTTCACCGCCTCGCGCGAGGTCACGGTCGAGGAGGTCAACGCCGCGGTCAAGGCCGCCGCCGAGGGCCCGCTCAAGGGCGTGCTGTCCTACGTCGAGGACGAGATCGTCTCGAGCGACATCGTGACCGACCCGCACCAGAGCATCTTCGACTCGAAGCTCACGAAGGTGTCGGGCGACCTGGTCAAGGTCGTCTCCTGGTACGACAACGAGTGGGGCTACTCCAACTCGCTCGTCGCGCTGACGTCGTACGTGGGCGAGCGTCTCTGA
- the whiA gene encoding DNA-binding protein WhiA: MALTAQVKDELARLQVDKTSCRKAEVAATLRFAGGLHIISGRIVIEAELDTAIAARRLRQAISEVYGHESEIIVVSGGGLRRGSHYVVRVVKDGESLARQTGLLDNRGRPVRGLPPQVVAGGIAEAEAAWRGAFLAHGSLTEPGRSSSLEVTCPGPEAALALVGAARRMNIPAKAREVRGVDRVVIRDGDAIGAMLTRIGAHEAMLVWEERRVRREVRGTANRLANFDDANLRRSARAAVAAGARVERAFEILADDLPDHLREAGQLRLAHKDASLEELGKLADPPLTKDAVAGRIRRLLATADKRAAELGIPDTEAGLSPELLDL, translated from the coding sequence ATGGCGTTGACGGCACAGGTGAAGGACGAGCTCGCCCGACTCCAGGTGGACAAGACCTCCTGCCGCAAGGCCGAGGTCGCCGCGACCCTCAGGTTCGCGGGCGGGCTGCACATCATCTCCGGCCGCATCGTCATCGAGGCCGAGCTCGACACCGCCATCGCCGCGCGTCGCCTGCGCCAGGCGATCTCCGAGGTCTACGGGCACGAGAGCGAGATCATCGTCGTGTCCGGCGGCGGTCTGCGCCGCGGCAGCCACTACGTGGTGCGGGTCGTGAAGGACGGTGAGTCGCTCGCGCGGCAGACCGGTCTGCTCGACAACCGCGGCCGGCCCGTGCGCGGGTTGCCGCCGCAGGTCGTCGCGGGCGGCATCGCGGAGGCCGAGGCGGCGTGGCGCGGAGCCTTCCTGGCGCACGGCTCGCTGACGGAGCCGGGGCGCTCGTCGTCGCTCGAGGTCACGTGCCCGGGGCCGGAGGCGGCGCTCGCGCTCGTCGGTGCGGCACGGCGCATGAACATCCCCGCGAAGGCGCGCGAGGTGCGCGGCGTGGACCGCGTGGTCATCCGCGACGGCGATGCGATCGGCGCGATGCTCACGCGGATCGGCGCGCACGAGGCGATGCTCGTGTGGGAGGAGCGTCGCGTGCGCCGCGAGGTGCGGGGGACCGCGAACCGGCTCGCGAACTTCGACGACGCGAACCTGCGCCGCTCGGCCCGTGCGGCCGTCGCGGCCGGCGCGCGCGTGGAGCGCGCGTTCGAGATCCTGGCCGACGACCTGCCCGACCACCTGCGCGAGGCCGGTCAGCTGCGGCTCGCGCACAAGGACGCGTCGCTCGAGGAGCTGGGCAAGCTCGCGGACCCGCCGCTCACCAAGGACGCGGTCGCCGGCCGCATCCGGCGCCTGCTCGCGACCGCCGACAAGCGGGCCGCGGAGCTCGGCATCCCCGACACCGAGGCGGGTCTGTCGCCGGAGCTGCTGGACCTCTGA
- a CDS encoding gluconeogenesis factor YvcK family protein, which produces MGPVPGVRSTHRGPAVVAFGGGHGVSATLSALRLMTDQITAVVTVADDGGSSGRLRAELAVLPPGDLRMALAALCDDSDWGRTWRDVLQHRFHTDGPLDEHAMGNLLIVTLWELLGDPVAGLDWVGRLLGARGRVLPMTEVPLLIEADVRRPSGVVETVRGQSAVARTTDPITHVRLVPSDPPACRHAVAAVERAEWVVLGPGSWFTSVLPNLLVPELRAALHRSAARVVVVLNLSPEEHGETAGLRAEDYLSVLHDHAPELAVHAVVADPRAVEDVSRLSAHCEARDARLLLRQVGRSDGTPRHDPLRLAAALRDVVEGVLGDVQDGVGRRPR; this is translated from the coding sequence GTGGGGCCGGTCCCGGGTGTCCGCTCGACGCACCGCGGCCCGGCCGTGGTCGCGTTCGGCGGCGGGCACGGGGTGTCCGCGACGTTGTCCGCGCTGCGGCTCATGACCGACCAGATCACGGCCGTGGTGACGGTCGCCGACGACGGCGGCTCCTCGGGTCGGCTGCGGGCCGAGCTCGCGGTGCTGCCGCCGGGCGACCTGCGGATGGCCCTGGCGGCGCTGTGTGACGACTCCGACTGGGGCCGCACGTGGCGCGACGTGCTGCAGCACCGGTTCCACACCGACGGGCCGCTGGACGAGCACGCGATGGGCAACCTGCTGATCGTGACGCTGTGGGAGCTGCTGGGCGACCCTGTCGCGGGCCTGGACTGGGTCGGCCGCCTGCTCGGTGCGCGCGGGCGCGTGCTGCCGATGACGGAGGTGCCGCTGCTCATCGAGGCCGACGTGCGCCGTCCGTCGGGCGTCGTCGAGACCGTGCGCGGGCAGAGCGCGGTCGCGCGCACCACGGACCCCATCACGCACGTCCGGCTCGTGCCGTCCGACCCGCCCGCGTGCCGGCACGCGGTGGCGGCGGTCGAGCGCGCGGAGTGGGTGGTGCTCGGCCCGGGCTCCTGGTTCACGTCCGTGCTGCCCAACTTGCTCGTCCCCGAGCTGCGGGCGGCGCTGCACCGCTCGGCAGCGCGCGTCGTCGTCGTGCTCAACCTCTCGCCCGAGGAGCACGGCGAGACCGCGGGGCTGCGGGCGGAGGACTACCTGTCGGTGCTGCACGACCACGCGCCCGAGCTCGCCGTCCACGCGGTGGTCGCCGACCCACGCGCGGTGGAGGACGTGTCCCGGCTGTCGGCGCACTGCGAGGCCCGTGACGCTCGTCTCCTGCTGCGACAGGTCGGCCGGTCGGACGGGACGCCGCGGCACGACCCGTTGCGACTGGCCGCCGCGCTGCGCGACGTCGTCGAGGGAGTGCTCGGCGACGTCCAGGACGGGGTGGGCCGGCGGCCGCGATGA
- the rapZ gene encoding RNase adapter RapZ: MTDEPSPITVPAGIPAIDAATEHPRLHQPQVLIITGMSGAGRTRAAAVLEDLDWYVVDNLPAQMLTHLVGMLTSGPPETRAHRVAAVIDVRGRGFFDDLAEVLGGLRAAGVEYRILFLDASDEVLVRRYEQVRRPHPLQGTGTLLDGIREERSVLSDIRERADNVIDTSELNVHDLARQVRSLVAGDADDHLRVTITSFGFKYGIPLDADHVVDVRFLANPYWVSELRHLTGRDAPVRDYVLGLPGATQFVDRYVEALEPVLSGYLNEEKRYVTIAVGCTGGKHRSVAISEAIAARLRDAGHRVTVAARDLGKE; this comes from the coding sequence ATGACCGACGAGCCCTCGCCCATCACGGTCCCGGCCGGGATCCCGGCGATCGACGCCGCGACCGAGCACCCCCGGCTCCACCAGCCGCAGGTGCTCATCATCACGGGCATGTCGGGCGCGGGTCGCACGCGCGCGGCGGCCGTCCTCGAGGACCTCGACTGGTACGTCGTGGACAACCTCCCCGCGCAGATGCTCACGCACCTCGTCGGGATGCTCACGAGCGGCCCGCCCGAGACCCGTGCGCACCGCGTCGCCGCGGTGATCGACGTGCGTGGTCGCGGGTTCTTCGACGACCTGGCGGAGGTGCTCGGCGGGCTGCGGGCGGCGGGCGTCGAGTACCGGATCCTGTTCCTCGACGCGTCCGACGAGGTGCTCGTGCGCCGCTACGAGCAGGTGCGTCGGCCGCACCCGCTGCAGGGGACCGGCACGCTGCTCGACGGCATCCGCGAGGAGCGCTCGGTGCTCTCCGACATCCGGGAGCGCGCCGACAACGTCATCGACACGTCCGAGCTCAACGTGCACGACCTCGCGCGGCAGGTCCGCTCGCTCGTCGCGGGCGACGCCGACGACCACCTGCGGGTCACGATCACGTCGTTCGGGTTCAAGTACGGCATCCCGCTCGACGCCGACCACGTGGTCGACGTGCGATTCCTGGCCAACCCGTACTGGGTGAGCGAGCTGCGCCACCTCACGGGGCGCGACGCGCCGGTGCGGGACTACGTGCTGGGGCTGCCGGGCGCGACGCAGTTCGTGGACCGGTACGTCGAGGCGCTCGAGCCGGTGCTGTCGGGGTACCTCAACGAGGAGAAGCGCTACGTGACCATCGCGGTCGGCTGCACGGGGGGCAAGCACCGGTCGGTCGCGATCAGCGAGGCGATCGCGGCGCGCCTGCGCGACGCGGGGCACCGGGTCACGGTCGCGGCGCGTGACCTGGGCAAAGAGTGA
- the uvrC gene encoding excinuclease ABC subunit UvrC produces the protein MADPATYRPAPGEIPDSPGVYRFRDGNGRVIYVGKAKSLRQRLNSYFQDVAGLHPRTQTMVTTAASVQWTVVGTEVEALALEYSWIKEFDPRFNVKYRDDKSYPYLAVTLADEFPRVQVMRGAKRKGTRYFGPYAHAWAIRETVDLLLRVFPVRTCSAGVFKRAHQQGRPCLLGYIDKCSAPCVGRISPDDHHKLAQDFCDFMAGDTTKFEKRLTRRMQEAAAELDYERAARLRDDIQTLRRATERNAVVLPDGTEADVFGLAGDDLEAAVQVFHVRDGRIRGQRGWVVEKVEDVDDAGLVEHLLQQVYGTDEADGGAVPREVLVPVLPTDVEQVESWLTGLRGSRVRVRVPQRGDKRELAQTVHRNAEHALNLHRTRRAGDLTSRSQALREIQEALGLATAPLRIECYDVSHNQGTYQSASMVVFEDGLARKSEYRLFSVRGRHGEGAADDTEAMHEVITRRFRRYLAERSESGDVELGDADAEDGERLASGPIDETTGRPRRFAYPPNLVVVDGGPPQVAAAARALEELGIDDVALCGLAKRLEEVWVPGDDYPVILQRSSEGLYLLQRVRDEAHRFAINAHRKRRSKGMTTSVLDDVPGLGPARQKALLRHFGSVKRLRAASVEEIASVPGMGERTAAAVVAALAPASDDGGPSTDPPTDPPTDLPDDPPTGPFTEALAGSAGMLGT, from the coding sequence ATGGCTGATCCCGCGACGTACCGACCCGCGCCGGGGGAGATCCCCGACTCGCCGGGCGTGTACCGGTTCCGCGACGGCAACGGCCGCGTCATCTACGTCGGCAAGGCCAAGAGCCTGCGGCAGCGCCTGAACAGCTACTTCCAGGACGTCGCGGGGCTGCACCCGCGCACCCAGACGATGGTGACCACCGCGGCGTCCGTCCAGTGGACCGTGGTCGGCACGGAGGTCGAGGCGCTCGCGCTCGAGTACTCGTGGATCAAGGAGTTCGACCCCCGCTTCAACGTGAAGTACCGGGACGACAAGTCGTACCCGTACCTCGCGGTGACGCTCGCGGACGAGTTCCCGCGCGTGCAGGTCATGCGCGGTGCCAAGCGCAAGGGCACGCGGTACTTCGGCCCGTACGCGCACGCGTGGGCGATCCGCGAGACGGTCGACCTGCTGCTGCGGGTGTTCCCGGTGCGCACGTGTTCCGCGGGCGTGTTCAAGCGCGCGCACCAGCAGGGCCGCCCGTGCCTGCTCGGCTACATCGACAAGTGCTCGGCGCCCTGCGTGGGGCGCATCTCGCCCGACGACCACCACAAGCTCGCGCAGGACTTCTGCGACTTCATGGCGGGCGACACGACGAAGTTCGAGAAGCGGCTGACGCGTCGCATGCAGGAGGCGGCCGCCGAGCTCGACTACGAGCGCGCCGCACGGCTGCGCGACGACATCCAGACGCTGCGGCGCGCGACCGAGCGCAACGCGGTCGTGCTCCCCGACGGCACGGAGGCGGACGTGTTCGGCCTCGCGGGAGACGACCTCGAGGCGGCCGTGCAGGTGTTCCACGTGCGCGACGGGCGCATCCGCGGCCAGCGTGGCTGGGTCGTCGAGAAGGTCGAGGACGTCGACGACGCGGGCCTGGTGGAGCACCTGCTGCAGCAGGTGTACGGCACCGACGAGGCGGACGGCGGCGCGGTCCCGCGTGAGGTGCTGGTCCCGGTGCTGCCGACCGACGTCGAGCAGGTCGAGTCGTGGCTCACGGGGCTGCGCGGCTCGCGGGTGCGGGTCCGCGTGCCGCAGCGCGGGGACAAGCGCGAGCTCGCGCAGACCGTGCACCGCAACGCCGAGCACGCGCTGAACCTGCACCGCACGCGGCGTGCGGGGGACCTGACCTCACGCAGCCAGGCGCTGCGCGAGATCCAGGAGGCGCTGGGGCTGGCCACCGCCCCGCTGCGCATCGAGTGCTACGACGTGTCGCACAACCAGGGCACGTACCAGTCGGCGTCGATGGTGGTGTTCGAGGACGGGCTCGCGCGCAAGAGCGAGTACCGCCTGTTCTCGGTGCGCGGGCGGCACGGCGAGGGCGCGGCGGACGACACCGAGGCGATGCACGAGGTCATCACGCGCCGGTTCCGCCGCTACCTGGCCGAGCGCTCCGAGTCCGGGGACGTCGAGCTCGGGGACGCGGACGCCGAGGACGGGGAGCGGCTGGCCTCGGGGCCGATCGACGAGACGACGGGCCGGCCGCGGCGGTTCGCGTACCCGCCCAACCTCGTCGTCGTGGACGGCGGCCCGCCGCAGGTCGCCGCGGCCGCGCGCGCGCTCGAGGAGCTCGGGATCGACGACGTGGCCCTGTGCGGGCTCGCGAAGCGGCTCGAGGAGGTGTGGGTTCCGGGTGACGACTACCCGGTGATCCTGCAGCGCAGCTCCGAGGGCCTGTACCTGCTGCAGCGCGTGCGCGACGAGGCGCACCGGTTCGCGATCAACGCGCACCGCAAGCGCCGCAGCAAGGGGATGACGACCTCGGTGCTCGACGACGTGCCCGGCCTCGGTCCGGCACGCCAGAAGGCGCTGCTGCGGCACTTCGGCTCGGTGAAGCGGCTGCGTGCGGCGAGCGTCGAGGAGATCGCGTCGGTCCCGGGCATGGGGGAGCGGACGGCGGCCGCGGTGGTGGCGGCGCTCGCGCCGGCATCCGACGACGGTGGCCCTTCCACCGACCCGCCCACCGACCCGCCCACCGACCTGCCCGACGACCCGCCCACCGGGCCCTTCACCGAGGCTCTCGCCGGGTCCGCTGGCATGCTGGGGACATGA
- a CDS encoding OsmC family protein gives MAQLLHSYSVDVTWTGAGEAGTSTYTSYGRDHELTSGDKLPLPGTSDPGFRGDPSRWSPEDLVVGALAQCHMLWFLHLAAAAGVVVVGYADAASGTMRIESAGHGQFTEVVLRPRVVVRNRVLADGTPVTDGLLGDLHHRAHEHCFVARSVNFTVRHEPVPVAFERS, from the coding sequence ATGGCGCAGCTGCTGCACTCCTACTCGGTGGACGTGACCTGGACCGGAGCGGGCGAGGCGGGGACGTCGACGTACACGTCGTACGGCCGCGACCACGAGCTCACGTCGGGCGACAAGCTGCCCCTGCCGGGCACGTCGGACCCCGGCTTCCGGGGTGACCCCTCGCGGTGGTCCCCCGAGGACCTCGTCGTCGGCGCGCTGGCGCAGTGCCACATGCTGTGGTTCCTGCACCTCGCCGCCGCGGCGGGCGTGGTGGTCGTCGGTTACGCCGACGCCGCGTCCGGGACCATGCGGATCGAGTCCGCCGGGCACGGGCAGTTCACCGAGGTCGTCCTGCGTCCCCGCGTCGTGGTGCGCAACCGCGTGCTCGCCGACGGCACGCCGGTGACCGACGGGCTGCTGGGGGATCTGCACCACCGTGCGCACGAGCACTGCTTCGTCGCGCGGTCGGTCAACTTCACCGTGCGTCACGAGCCCGTTCCGGTCGCGTTCGAGCGCTCCTGA
- the uvrA gene encoding excinuclease ABC subunit UvrA, translated as MNDRLVVQGAREHNLRNVDLDLPRDKMIVFTGLSGSGKSSLAFDTIFAEGQRRYVESLSAYARQFLGQMDKPDVDFIEGLSPAVSIDQKSTNRNPRSTVGTITEVYDYLRLLYARAGTQYCPVCGERVTAQTPQQIVDRLLELPEGTRYQVLAPVVRGRKGEYVDLFAELQAKGFSRARVDGEVVQLTSPPTLEKKLKHDIEVVVDRLVAREGVQRRLTDSVETALGLSGGLLVVDLVDRDADDPDKERRFSEQRACPNDHVLTLEEVEPRTFSFNAPYGACPECTGIGSRLEVDPELVVPDEELSLAQGAVVPWAQTSSEYFERVLSALAEEMGFSMDAPWRALPQRARDAILHGRNHKVHVRYRNRWGRERQYSTGFEGVITFLERRHAETESEWSKDKYEGFMREVPCPTCQGQRLKPEVLAVRVGGRSIAEVCELPIREARDFLDALELGERERQIAAQVLKEIQARLGFLLDVGLDYLSLMRPAGTLSGGEAQRIRLATQIGSGLVGVLYVLDEPSIGLHQRDNRRLIDTLTRLRDLGNTLIVVEHDEDTIRMADWIVDIGPGAGEHGGRVVHSGDLAGLLAAGESVTGAYLSGRRQIPMPAERRPVDRTRVVTVQGAREHNLRGIDVSFPLGVLTAVTGVSGSGKSTLVNSILYTVMANELNGARQVAGRHKRVTGLDQLDKVVHVDQGPIGRTPRSNPATYTGVWDNIRKLFAETTEAKVRGYTPGRFSFNVKGGRCEACSGDGTLKIEMNFLPDVYVPCEVCHGARYNRETLEVHFKGKTVADVLDMPIEEAAEFFGAVPAISRHLKTLVDVGLGYVRLGQPAPTLSGGEAQRVKLASELQRRSTGRTAYVLDEPTTGLHFEDIRKLLGVLQSLVDKGNTVIVIEHNLDVIKNADWVIDMGPEGGSGGGMVVAEGTPEHVAGVPASHTGRFLAEVLELEPAAVSA; from the coding sequence GTGAATGACCGTCTGGTGGTGCAGGGCGCCCGCGAGCACAACCTCCGCAACGTCGACCTGGACCTTCCCCGGGACAAGATGATCGTCTTCACCGGCCTGTCCGGGTCGGGGAAGTCGTCGCTGGCCTTCGACACGATCTTCGCCGAGGGGCAGCGGCGGTACGTCGAGTCGCTGTCCGCGTACGCGCGCCAGTTCCTCGGCCAGATGGACAAGCCCGACGTGGACTTCATCGAGGGCCTGTCGCCCGCGGTGTCGATCGACCAGAAGTCGACCAACCGGAACCCGCGCTCGACGGTCGGGACGATCACCGAGGTCTACGACTACCTGCGCCTGCTGTACGCGCGTGCCGGGACCCAGTACTGCCCGGTGTGCGGCGAGCGCGTGACCGCGCAGACGCCGCAGCAGATCGTCGACCGCCTCCTCGAGTTGCCCGAGGGCACGCGCTACCAGGTGCTCGCACCCGTGGTGCGCGGCCGCAAGGGCGAGTACGTCGACCTGTTCGCCGAGCTCCAGGCCAAGGGCTTCTCGCGTGCCCGGGTCGACGGCGAGGTCGTGCAGCTCACGTCACCCCCGACGCTCGAGAAGAAGCTCAAGCACGACATCGAGGTCGTCGTGGACCGCCTGGTCGCGCGCGAGGGCGTCCAGCGCCGGCTCACCGACTCGGTCGAGACCGCGCTCGGGCTGTCCGGCGGCCTGCTCGTCGTGGACCTCGTCGACCGGGACGCCGACGACCCGGACAAGGAGCGCCGCTTCTCCGAGCAGCGCGCGTGCCCGAACGACCACGTCCTCACGCTCGAGGAGGTCGAGCCGCGCACGTTCTCGTTCAACGCCCCGTACGGCGCGTGCCCCGAGTGCACCGGCATCGGCTCGCGTCTGGAGGTCGACCCCGAGCTCGTCGTGCCCGACGAGGAGCTCTCCCTCGCGCAGGGCGCGGTGGTCCCGTGGGCGCAGACGTCCTCGGAGTACTTCGAGCGCGTGCTCTCGGCGCTCGCCGAGGAGATGGGCTTCTCGATGGACGCGCCCTGGCGCGCGCTGCCGCAGCGCGCGCGGGACGCGATCCTGCACGGACGCAACCACAAGGTGCACGTGCGCTACCGCAACCGGTGGGGCCGTGAGCGGCAGTACTCGACCGGGTTCGAGGGCGTCATCACGTTCCTCGAGCGCCGGCACGCCGAGACCGAGTCGGAGTGGAGCAAGGACAAGTACGAAGGCTTCATGCGCGAGGTCCCGTGCCCCACGTGCCAGGGCCAGCGGCTCAAGCCCGAGGTGCTCGCGGTGCGCGTCGGTGGTCGGTCGATCGCCGAGGTCTGCGAGCTGCCGATCCGCGAGGCGCGCGACTTCCTCGACGCGCTCGAGCTGGGCGAGCGCGAGCGGCAGATCGCCGCGCAGGTGCTCAAGGAGATCCAGGCACGCCTCGGGTTCCTTCTCGACGTGGGCCTCGACTACCTGTCGCTCATGCGTCCGGCCGGGACGCTGTCCGGCGGCGAGGCGCAGCGCATCCGGCTCGCGACCCAGATCGGCTCGGGCCTGGTGGGCGTCCTCTACGTGCTCGACGAGCCGTCCATCGGCCTGCACCAGCGCGACAACCGCCGTCTGATCGACACGCTCACGCGCCTGCGGGACCTGGGCAACACGCTCATCGTCGTCGAGCACGACGAGGACACCATCCGGATGGCCGACTGGATCGTCGACATCGGTCCGGGCGCGGGCGAGCACGGCGGTCGCGTCGTGCACTCCGGCGACCTCGCGGGCCTGCTCGCGGCGGGCGAGTCCGTGACGGGCGCGTACCTGTCGGGACGTCGGCAGATCCCGATGCCCGCCGAGCGGCGCCCCGTCGACCGCACGCGGGTGGTCACGGTCCAGGGCGCGCGCGAGCACAACCTGCGCGGTATCGACGTCTCGTTCCCGCTCGGCGTGCTGACGGCCGTCACCGGTGTGTCGGGGTCGGGCAAGTCGACGCTCGTGAACTCGATCCTCTACACGGTCATGGCGAACGAGCTCAACGGCGCACGCCAGGTGGCCGGGCGCCACAAGCGCGTCACCGGGCTGGACCAGCTCGACAAGGTCGTGCACGTCGACCAGGGTCCGATCGGCCGCACCCCGCGCTCGAACCCGGCCACGTACACCGGCGTGTGGGACAACATCCGCAAGCTGTTCGCGGAGACCACCGAGGCGAAGGTCCGCGGCTACACGCCCGGCCGGTTCTCGTTCAACGTCAAGGGAGGGCGCTGCGAGGCGTGCTCGGGCGACGGCACGCTGAAGATCGAGATGAACTTCCTCCCGGACGTGTACGTCCCGTGCGAGGTGTGCCACGGCGCGCGGTACAACCGCGAGACGCTCGAGGTGCACTTCAAGGGCAAGACGGTCGCCGACGTGCTCGACATGCCGATCGAGGAGGCGGCCGAGTTCTTCGGTGCGGTGCCCGCGATCAGCCGGCACCTCAAGACGCTCGTCGACGTCGGCCTCGGGTACGTCCGGCTCGGTCAGCCCGCGCCGACGCTGTCCGGCGGCGAGGCGCAGCGCGTCAAGCTCGCCTCCGAGCTCCAGCGCCGCTCCACGGGCCGCACCGCGTACGTGCTCGACGAGCCGACGACCGGCCTGCACTTCGAGGACATCCGCAAGCTGCTCGGCGTGCTCCAGTCACTCGTCGACAAGGGCAACACGGTCATCGTCATCGAGCACAACCTCGATGTCATCAAGAACGCGGACTGGGTCATCGACATGGGTCCCGAGGGCGGCTCGGGCGGCGGCATGGTCGTCGCCGAGGGGACGCCCGAGCACGTCGCGGGAGTGCCGGCGAGCCACACCGGGCGCTTCCTCGCGGAGGTGCTCGAGCTCGAGCCCGCGGCGGTCTCGGCCTGA